A DNA window from Fragaria vesca subsp. vesca linkage group LG3, FraVesHawaii_1.0, whole genome shotgun sequence contains the following coding sequences:
- the LOC101315211 gene encoding protease Do-like 5, chloroplastic-like: MVDARGNGFSSEGKIVGLDASRDLAVLKVDIEGHELKPVVLGTSSDLRVGQTCFAIGNPYGYENTLTTGVVSGLGREIPSPDGKAIKGAIQTDAAINAGNSGGPLINSYGRVIGVNTSTFTRKGSGTSSGVNFAIPIDSVVRTVPYLIVYGTPYSNRF, encoded by the exons ATGGTTGATGCAAGGGGCAATGGTTTTAGCAGTGAAGGCAAAATTGTTGGTTTAGATGCATCTCGTGATCTGGCTGTTCTAAAG GTTGATATTGAAGGACATGAGCTAAAACCTGTTGTTCTTGGTACATCAAGTGACTTGCGTGTGGGTCAGACGTGCTTCGCCATTGGAAATCCATATGGATATGAGAACACACTAACAACCGGG GTGGTCAGTGGATTAGGCAGAGAGATACCCTCACCAGATGGAAAAGCGATTAAAGGAGCTATTCAAACTGATGCTGCTATTAATGCTG GGAATTCGGGCGGGCCATTGATCAATTCATATGGTCGTGTTATTGGAGTTAATACATCAACCTTCACTCGCAAAG GGTCAGGAACATCATCTGGAGTTAACTTTGCAATACCAATAGACTCCGTTGTGCGAACTGTTCCTTACCTTATTGTATATGGAACCCCTTATAGTAACAGGTTCTGA